From Salinibacter grassmerensis, the proteins below share one genomic window:
- a CDS encoding 2Fe-2S iron-sulfur cluster binding domain-containing protein, producing MSITASATDTHTITVQTETGRHEIEVEPGITLRQALRRHGHSPHNAVTDVANCGGRGHCGLCVVEITEGAPPPTQALDSTLSGMGMGRLSCLVTVDHDMTVRL from the coding sequence ATGAGCATAACCGCCTCCGCAACCGACACCCATACAATCACGGTACAAACCGAGACCGGCCGGCACGAGATCGAGGTCGAGCCGGGCATCACGCTACGCCAGGCCCTGCGTCGTCATGGGCATTCGCCGCACAATGCCGTTACGGACGTCGCCAACTGTGGGGGGCGGGGCCACTGTGGCCTGTGCGTGGTCGAGATCACGGAGGGTGCCCCTCCTCCCACACAGGCCCTCGACAGCACGCTCAGCGGCATGGGCATGGGACGCCTCTCCTGCCTCGTGACGGTCGATCACGACATGACCGTCCGCCTGTAG